ATTGAGGGTGTTTCTTTAGAACTCCTTGGAGCAGGACGAAAGCTTGCTGACAAATTACAAGTTCCGCTAGCAGGTTTTCTACTAGGAAGTGAAGTTAAACCCTTAGCAAAGCAAGTGATTGCTTACGGCGCAGATGAAGTTTATATAGTAGACCATCCAGTGTTAAAGCAATATCGGACAGAATCGTATATGCAGGGGGTTATGCTTTTAGTTGAAAAATACAAGCCGGAAATTATTCTATACGGAGCAACACCCAATGGTAAAGATTTAGCAAGTGCTGTGGCAACAGATTTAGTCACTGGTTTGACAGCTGATACAACTATGCTTGATGTGGATGTAGATAGCCGGTTGCTTGAAGCGAGCCGTCCTGCATTTGGCGGTAATATCATGGCTACTATTCTCTGTAAAAAGCATCGTCCTCAAATGGCAACCGTTAGACCTAAGGTAATGAAGGCACTTGAGCCAGATTCAGGCAAAGCAGGGAGGATTATCGAAGAAAACATAAATCTCAAAGAAGAAAATATGCGGACAAAAGTGCTGCAAATTGTGAATGACGTAACAAAAAAGGCAAATTTAGCTGATGCACATGTGATTGTTTGCGGAGGAAAAGGGATGGGAGATGTG
This Neobacillus sp. YX16 DNA region includes the following protein-coding sequences:
- a CDS encoding electron transfer flavoprotein subunit alpha/FixB family protein; this translates as MNFDEYRGVWIFIEQNDGKIEGVSLELLGAGRKLADKLQVPLAGFLLGSEVKPLAKQVIAYGADEVYIVDHPVLKQYRTESYMQGVMLLVEKYKPEIILYGATPNGKDLASAVATDLVTGLTADTTMLDVDVDSRLLEASRPAFGGNIMATILCKKHRPQMATVRPKVMKALEPDSGKAGRIIEENINLKEENMRTKVLQIVNDVTKKANLADAHVIVCGGKGMGDVQNFQILYELADTIGATVGGTRDVVEAGWLPHELQIGQTGETVTPKIYFAIALSGAIQHVVGMKNSDLIIAINKDPNAPIFDVATYGIVGDAMEIVPKLIEQFKQLRNEKGGEMSYARKI